The following proteins are co-located in the Candidatus Binatia bacterium genome:
- a CDS encoding DDE-type integrase/transposase/recombinase — protein sequence MKYSPVCWTIQINSKQHYLWRAVDQDGDVADVYSQARRDGSAAKRFFRQ from the coding sequence ATGAAGTATTCACCGGTGTGCTGGACCATTCAAATTAATAGCAAGCAGCATTACCTGTGGCGGGCCGTAGATCAGGATGGAGACGTGGCTGATGTGTATAGTCAAGCAAGGCGTGATGGATCTGCAGCGAAGCGGTTCTTCAGGCAATGA